From a region of the Paenibacillus sp. R14(2021) genome:
- a CDS encoding MFS transporter: MSRLIVLGCIAYLVTGFGQLVIGSVMEPMVHAYGIHYGDGGQLVMHQFLGGMFGILCAPWLMNKHGKKFVLLLAIGLIVAAEFLYTLLPPWRVMLTIAPFAGVGLGMTEAVVGSFIISASGEKANTAMSRVETFFGVGALLIPFAGAALIEAGVWKLSFGIVSLLAAATFLLWLIKWPDVLNQAEQPVQPAHSHGARSGTMPAQRDYRRRNRLILTACALFFVIYVGLEMSYVHYLPSLLVISNGMTESSATLTLSIFWGAMVLGRLISGQLADRIGGAMYLLITCLTASVLFTLMTFMTGTVPALILIFLVGVMMSGMFAIALVFANRAVPGVTELTTSLLMACGGIGGALLPKAAGWFLDAYGPGPTRWLFAGITFALLLVMLWASIAARQAGRGAVLAAEEHAHSL, encoded by the coding sequence ATGTCCAGACTTATTGTTTTGGGCTGCATCGCCTACTTGGTTACGGGATTCGGCCAATTGGTCATCGGCTCTGTCATGGAGCCCATGGTCCACGCTTACGGCATTCATTACGGGGACGGTGGGCAGCTGGTCATGCACCAATTCCTCGGCGGCATGTTCGGCATTCTGTGCGCTCCGTGGCTGATGAACAAACACGGTAAAAAATTCGTGCTCTTGCTGGCGATCGGCCTTATCGTCGCTGCCGAATTTCTGTACACGCTGCTGCCGCCTTGGCGCGTTATGCTTACCATCGCCCCGTTCGCCGGCGTCGGGCTCGGCATGACGGAAGCGGTGGTCGGCTCGTTCATCATCAGCGCTTCCGGCGAAAAAGCCAATACCGCCATGAGCCGCGTGGAAACGTTCTTCGGCGTTGGCGCGCTGCTCATTCCGTTCGCGGGCGCCGCGCTGATCGAGGCGGGCGTATGGAAGCTGTCGTTCGGCATCGTGAGCCTGCTCGCTGCCGCTACCTTCCTGCTGTGGCTGATTAAATGGCCGGACGTGCTGAATCAGGCAGAGCAGCCTGTCCAGCCCGCTCATTCGCACGGCGCTCGAAGCGGCACTATGCCAGCGCAGCGCGATTATCGCCGGCGCAACAGGTTGATTCTGACTGCATGTGCTTTATTCTTCGTTATTTACGTCGGTCTTGAAATGAGCTACGTGCATTACCTCCCTTCCCTGCTCGTCATCAGCAACGGCATGACGGAGTCTTCCGCTACGCTCACGCTCAGCATATTCTGGGGCGCCATGGTTCTCGGGCGTCTGATATCCGGTCAGCTGGCCGACCGGATCGGCGGAGCTATGTACCTGCTCATCACCTGCTTGACAGCATCGGTGCTCTTTACGCTGATGACGTTCATGACAGGCACCGTGCCTGCCCTCATTCTCATCTTCCTCGTCGGCGTGATGATGTCCGGCATGTTCGCCATCGCGCTCGTCTTCGCCAACCGCGCCGTGCCTGGCGTGACCGAGTTAACGACAAGCCTGCTCATGGCCTGCGGCGGCATCGGCGGCGCGCTCCTGCCTAAAGCAGCGGGGTGGTTCCTCGATGCGTACGGGCCGGGTCCGACCCGCTGGCTGTTTGCCGGTATCACGTTTGCCCTGCTCCTTGTCATGCTGTGGGCCTCGATTGCCGCGCGCCAAGCCGGCCGCGGCGCTGTCCTAGCAGCCGAGGAGCATGCCCATTCGCTCTAA
- a CDS encoding alpha/beta fold hydrolase has product MTSAYSIQHVISADGTSIGYRKCGSGPGLVLIHGAFVSGHEYEMLAEVLSDTFTLYNVDRRGRLMSGPQGKRYSMNKECEDAWAVLQATGAAYVFGHSYGGLIALELARAKPDAVARIAVFEPTVSVAGAFPSEWLPAYTQAMARGKGLSAFVIFLKGVDGSRRLTHMPGWLLKLLLLPSMLFKEGRKLRDKLPTLIKEMEQVFRLDSTAANYAAITAETLVMVGSKSPPFMLQGARAAAEAIPQGRLITLEGLGHNAPDLFNQAEIAAQLKSFFQADEAFLGCMNSGRQVLDGGLEGEASDGFSSRYDRLT; this is encoded by the coding sequence ATGACATCGGCTTACAGTATCCAACATGTAATTTCGGCGGACGGCACTTCGATCGGATACCGCAAGTGCGGCAGTGGACCGGGGCTGGTCTTGATCCATGGCGCTTTCGTCTCAGGGCACGAATACGAGATGCTGGCCGAAGTGCTATCGGACACATTTACCCTATATAACGTCGACCGCCGCGGACGGCTGATGAGCGGCCCGCAGGGCAAACGGTACAGCATGAACAAGGAGTGCGAGGATGCTTGGGCGGTGCTTCAAGCGACGGGTGCGGCCTATGTATTCGGTCACAGCTACGGCGGGCTGATCGCGCTTGAGCTTGCGCGCGCAAAACCCGATGCGGTTGCCCGCATCGCTGTCTTCGAGCCTACGGTATCCGTCGCCGGCGCTTTTCCGTCGGAATGGCTGCCTGCGTATACGCAGGCGATGGCACGCGGCAAGGGCTTGAGCGCGTTCGTTATTTTCCTGAAAGGCGTCGACGGTTCGCGGCGCTTGACGCATATGCCCGGCTGGCTGTTGAAACTGCTGCTGCTGCCATCCATGCTGTTCAAGGAAGGGCGCAAGCTGCGGGATAAGCTGCCGACCTTGATCAAGGAGATGGAGCAGGTGTTTCGCCTCGATTCCACGGCTGCAAACTATGCCGCGATTACGGCGGAGACATTGGTGATGGTCGGGAGCAAGAGTCCGCCCTTCATGCTGCAAGGCGCCCGTGCAGCGGCAGAGGCTATTCCGCAGGGCAGGCTGATCACGCTGGAGGGTCTCGGTCATAATGCACCGGATTTGTTCAACCAGGCGGAGATCGCAGCACAGCTGAAGTCTTTTTTTCAAGCAGATGAAGCATTCCTAGGATGTATGAATAGCGGCAGGCAGGTGTTGGACGGAGGTCTTGAAGGGGAAGCTTCGGACGGCTTTTCTTCCCGCTATGACAGACTTACTTAA
- a CDS encoding acetylxylan esterase, with product MLEHAITRRKGELEHYNAPLTMDPAELDAFWSDVLQAYAAKPLDVRRERAESPFASVTVERLTYLGYDETPIHGWFMVPELQGHAESAAGAAHPLPCIVTFPGYTDDRGYPERYASWLLQGYAVLAVDVRGQGGETGNYMPLRADAVKGWVSGNVLEPEGSYYHALTLDAIRAVDAAAAQPETDAARLAVVGASQGGGLALICGALNPSVTAVIADIPNMCHMDYGVLHSASSLTELAQHLKRYPDRLEAVLRTLAHYDMLNLATRIQSPVLLSACWKDSVCLPETIYAVYNRITADKMLLDYPFNGHEVSESQQRERILFLNQHFRQYPSK from the coding sequence ATGTTGGAGCATGCTATCACACGCCGTAAAGGCGAACTGGAGCACTATAACGCTCCTCTGACGATGGATCCCGCTGAGCTCGATGCTTTCTGGTCTGATGTGCTGCAGGCTTATGCGGCAAAGCCGCTGGATGTTCGGCGCGAGCGGGCGGAGTCGCCTTTTGCAAGCGTCACGGTCGAGCGGCTTACGTACCTAGGCTATGACGAGACACCGATTCACGGCTGGTTCATGGTGCCCGAGCTCCAAGGTCACGCAGAGTCAGCCGCAGGCGCTGCCCATCCCCTTCCCTGCATCGTCACATTTCCAGGCTACACCGACGACCGCGGCTATCCGGAGCGGTACGCTAGCTGGCTGCTCCAGGGCTATGCTGTGCTGGCCGTCGATGTTCGCGGCCAAGGCGGAGAAACGGGCAATTACATGCCGCTGCGGGCCGACGCCGTCAAAGGCTGGGTATCCGGCAATGTGCTGGAGCCCGAAGGCTCGTATTACCACGCGCTAACGCTGGACGCAATTCGTGCGGTTGACGCTGCCGCGGCGCAGCCAGAGACGGACGCGGCCAGACTTGCTGTCGTAGGCGCGAGCCAAGGCGGCGGTCTGGCACTGATCTGCGGGGCTCTGAATCCAAGTGTAACCGCCGTTATCGCCGACATTCCGAATATGTGCCACATGGATTACGGCGTGCTGCATTCCGCCAGCTCGCTGACAGAGCTCGCTCAGCATCTGAAGCGCTACCCAGACCGGCTGGAAGCCGTGCTGCGTACGCTCGCCCATTACGACATGCTGAATCTCGCCACGCGGATTCAATCGCCCGTCCTCCTGTCCGCCTGCTGGAAGGATTCCGTCTGCCTGCCGGAAACGATCTATGCGGTTTATAACCGGATTACCGCGGACAAAATGCTCCTGGATTACCCGTTCAACGGCCATGAAGTGAGCGAGTCGCAGCAGCGAGAACGAATTCTTTTTCTAAATCAGCACTTTCGCCAATATCCGTCAAAATAA
- a CDS encoding MBL fold metallo-hydrolase has translation MTTNRKQKYENAVPTAMDMSFKSTMSMLREAVRRDPERKPAKPIPIQPLSLGAQAPKEGIHATWFGHSAFLLEIEGRRLLFDPMFADTLSPVPIFGGKRYSGVLPLAPVEFPALDAIILSHDHYDHLNKSSIRKLMHKTSRFIVPLGVRSRLIKWGVDPELVTEHGWWDELEHDGLRLVCTPARHFSGRGLFDRNRTLWCSWVIKSGHNAVFFSGDSGYAPHFKEIGEKYGPFDLTLMECGQYDERWAAIHMMPEQTVQAHLDVRGGLLIPVHWGAFTLAYHAWHDPVERAVKAARERGVRIATPRIGETVHASEQDYPQSAWWRE, from the coding sequence ATGACGACGAATCGGAAACAGAAGTACGAGAATGCCGTTCCGACGGCAATGGACATGAGCTTCAAGTCTACGATGAGCATGCTGCGGGAAGCGGTCAGGCGCGACCCCGAGCGCAAGCCGGCTAAGCCGATTCCGATCCAGCCGCTGTCGCTGGGCGCGCAGGCACCCAAGGAAGGCATTCATGCAACCTGGTTTGGCCATTCGGCGTTTCTATTAGAGATTGAAGGGAGAAGGCTGCTGTTCGATCCCATGTTCGCGGACACGCTCTCGCCAGTACCGATCTTCGGGGGTAAAAGGTACAGCGGGGTGCTGCCGCTTGCGCCGGTGGAGTTTCCAGCGCTTGATGCCATCATTCTGTCGCATGACCACTACGATCATTTGAACAAGAGCTCCATTCGCAAGCTGATGCACAAAACATCGCGCTTCATCGTTCCGCTAGGCGTACGCAGCCGTCTTATCAAGTGGGGGGTTGATCCGGAGCTGGTGACGGAGCATGGCTGGTGGGATGAGCTGGAGCACGACGGCTTGCGGCTGGTCTGTACGCCTGCCCGGCATTTCTCCGGCAGAGGATTATTCGATCGAAACCGCACGCTGTGGTGCTCCTGGGTCATCAAAAGCGGGCATAACGCGGTCTTCTTCAGCGGAGACAGCGGCTATGCGCCCCACTTTAAAGAAATCGGCGAGAAGTACGGTCCATTCGATCTTACACTGATGGAATGCGGCCAATACGACGAGCGGTGGGCGGCCATCCACATGATGCCGGAGCAAACGGTGCAGGCGCATCTCGACGTGCGCGGCGGTCTGCTCATTCCCGTGCATTGGGGTGCATTTACACTGGCCTACCATGCCTGGCATGATCCGGTCGAGCGTGCCGTAAAGGCCGCCCGCGAGCGCGGCGTGCGCATTGCGACGCCGCGAATCGGCGAGACCGTTCATGCTTCGGAGCAGGATTATCCGCAGTCGGCCTGGTGGCGGGAATAG
- a CDS encoding exodeoxyribonuclease III has product MKLVSWNVNGLRACVNKGFMDYFSSVDADIFCVQETKLQAGQIELELGEAYHSYWNYAEKKGYSGTAVFTKEEPLSVRYGMEEDYEPEGRLLTLEFPGFYLVNVYTPNAKRDLARLDYRLEWEDRFRSYLLALDAKKPVIICGDLNVAHEEIDLKHPKPNMGNSGFTLEERGKMTDLLGAGFTDSFRHFYPDRGDVYSWWSYMPKVRERNVGWRIDYFLVSARIAPNLIGADIHCEVMGSDHCPVVLELDSDKLLPL; this is encoded by the coding sequence ATGAAGCTGGTTTCTTGGAACGTGAACGGTTTGCGCGCCTGCGTGAACAAAGGGTTTATGGACTATTTCTCGTCGGTGGACGCCGATATTTTCTGTGTGCAGGAGACGAAGCTGCAGGCAGGGCAGATCGAGCTGGAGCTCGGCGAAGCGTACCACTCGTATTGGAATTACGCGGAGAAGAAAGGCTATTCCGGCACCGCCGTGTTTACGAAGGAAGAACCGCTATCCGTCCGCTACGGCATGGAGGAGGATTATGAGCCTGAAGGCCGGCTGCTGACGCTGGAGTTCCCCGGCTTCTACCTCGTTAACGTCTACACGCCGAATGCGAAACGCGATCTGGCCCGACTGGATTACCGGTTGGAATGGGAGGACCGGTTCCGCAGCTACCTGTTAGCATTGGACGCGAAGAAGCCGGTTATTATCTGCGGGGATCTGAATGTGGCTCACGAGGAGATCGACCTGAAGCATCCTAAGCCGAACATGGGCAATTCCGGCTTCACGCTGGAAGAGCGGGGCAAGATGACTGATCTGCTAGGGGCTGGCTTCACGGATTCATTCCGTCATTTCTATCCCGACCGGGGCGATGTCTACTCCTGGTGGTCTTACATGCCGAAGGTGAGAGAACGGAACGTAGGATGGCGGATCGACTATTTTCTAGTATCCGCACGAATCGCGCCGAATCTAATCGGCGCCGACATTCATTGCGAGGTTATGGGCAGCGACCATTGCCCGGTTGTGCTGGAGCTCGATTCGGATAAGCTTCTCCCTCTGTAG
- a CDS encoding DUF5946 family protein, with amino-acid sequence MKQSIVKCPGCGLLLANQSIAEPPRYHASGECMELYNQLSYYTMSHGQEAFIHQLSLDAYGAQHAGEGSRPITTAFSLIGLYLVVEHGFTGRQVQQAHMELGRKKTEWPDLTPPRAMGAITVQDVLQAEAGPVRDALIEEWVRYVWSTWSYAHDWVREAAKPILTA; translated from the coding sequence ATGAAACAATCCATCGTTAAATGTCCCGGCTGCGGTCTGCTGCTTGCCAATCAATCCATTGCGGAGCCTCCGCGTTATCATGCATCAGGCGAATGCATGGAATTGTATAATCAGCTCTCCTACTACACCATGTCGCACGGGCAAGAGGCCTTCATTCATCAATTATCCCTTGACGCTTACGGCGCGCAGCATGCCGGTGAAGGCTCGCGCCCGATTACGACGGCGTTCTCGCTAATTGGACTCTATCTGGTCGTCGAACATGGCTTTACCGGCCGTCAGGTGCAGCAGGCGCATATGGAGCTCGGACGCAAAAAGACGGAATGGCCGGACTTAACGCCGCCGCGGGCAATGGGCGCGATCACGGTGCAGGACGTGCTTCAGGCGGAAGCCGGACCGGTGCGCGATGCCCTGATTGAAGAATGGGTTCGGTACGTGTGGTCCACCTGGTCGTACGCCCATGATTGGGTTAGAGAAGCGGCGAAGCCGATTTTAACGGCTTAA
- a CDS encoding endo-1,4-beta-xylanase, which yields MSGQLKNEVNNSSEPTLKKFAEIKNKHIGIATQSYYVNDAQYASVLTREFDILTPEYQMKMGQVQPQQGVFDFGEADKLVSFARKNNMLIRGHALIWHQSLPDWVVNGHFTKEQWIQIMKDHITKTVSHFKGEIYAWDVVNEAFYQNGAFRPTVWYDNIGPEYIDLAFQFAHEADPNAKLFYNDFDTEVTNPRSNAIYKMVTGMKARGVPIDGIGFQTHLKIEGVDYSEMKKNLKRFGDLGLDTDITEMDIVTHTFAGTQEERLQAQAKVYSGVIQVAMSLPSCKSVVFWGLKDGNSWLNKYTGFSEYPLLFDNNYDKKPAYEATLNQLKL from the coding sequence ATGTCAGGTCAACTCAAGAACGAAGTCAACAATTCTTCAGAGCCCACTCTCAAGAAGTTCGCGGAGATTAAGAACAAGCATATCGGAATCGCAACGCAGTCTTATTATGTTAACGATGCGCAGTATGCCAGCGTCTTGACCCGCGAGTTTGATATTTTGACGCCGGAATATCAGATGAAAATGGGACAGGTTCAACCGCAGCAAGGCGTTTTTGACTTCGGAGAGGCTGATAAGCTCGTTTCATTTGCACGCAAGAATAATATGCTTATTCGCGGTCATGCACTCATTTGGCATCAATCGCTTCCGGACTGGGTCGTTAACGGTCATTTTACCAAGGAGCAATGGATTCAGATTATGAAGGATCATATCACGAAGACCGTCTCTCATTTTAAAGGAGAGATTTACGCTTGGGATGTCGTGAATGAAGCTTTTTATCAAAACGGAGCTTTCAGGCCTACGGTTTGGTATGACAACATAGGACCGGAATACATCGACTTAGCCTTTCAATTCGCGCATGAGGCAGACCCGAACGCCAAGTTGTTCTATAATGACTTTGACACGGAGGTAACCAATCCGCGGAGCAACGCCATCTATAAAATGGTTACGGGCATGAAAGCTAGAGGAGTTCCAATCGATGGGATTGGGTTTCAAACGCACCTGAAAATCGAAGGTGTGGACTACAGTGAAATGAAGAAAAACCTGAAACGATTCGGCGATCTGGGTCTAGATACGGATATTACGGAGATGGACATCGTTACGCACACGTTCGCTGGTACGCAAGAAGAAAGGCTGCAGGCCCAAGCTAAAGTGTACAGCGGTGTCATACAAGTGGCTATGAGCTTGCCAAGTTGCAAATCTGTCGTATTTTGGGGCTTGAAGGATGGGAACAGCTGGCTTAATAAATATACGGGCTTTAGCGAGTACCCGCTTCTGTTCGATAATAACTACGATAAAAAACCAGCCTACGAAGCGACGTTGAATCAATTGAAGTTGTAA
- a CDS encoding MFS transporter has translation MRTKLINSPVMYAFGMLAMMIPSTAFGSFYSYFYVEKLGLGLGLATLARTIFLIWDAVNQPLVGYLSDRTKSRFGRRRPWIVGTMPLFMLMFILIYTVPHGLEGYGLFAWFMAALILYEAAATVLWVNYGALFPELFKGDVIRARASAVQQGFQIIALLIGTALTPILYAWLGFSGMSIVFAAAFALFMLICVKYVREDPDASREMPTGLADAFRTTLRNHAFWIFNLANSFAQTVNGLLSSIIPFYAKYVLHIPESQVSILLASIFVSVIPLVGVWYVILRRIDPVKGWRLSLLAYGLSVIPLWFGNSLLSGIMAGVMVGFGLAGFLVSPPIVSGMIIDRDYAESGLRREGVYTAVSGFITRSSGLISSLAFLLVGLAFGYKSGNEPGPNPEATFRYLISVVPLGLLMISFLLSWFVRIGGGKRSEA, from the coding sequence ATGAGAACCAAGCTTATCAATTCCCCGGTCATGTATGCATTCGGTATGCTGGCCATGATGATACCAAGCACGGCATTCGGATCGTTCTACAGCTACTTCTATGTGGAGAAGCTCGGGCTCGGTTTAGGCTTAGCTACGCTGGCGCGGACGATCTTCCTGATCTGGGATGCGGTTAACCAGCCCCTGGTAGGCTATTTGTCTGATCGCACGAAATCGCGGTTTGGCCGGCGAAGGCCGTGGATTGTTGGCACGATGCCCTTGTTTATGCTCATGTTCATACTCATCTACACGGTGCCGCATGGTTTGGAAGGTTACGGGCTGTTCGCTTGGTTCATGGCTGCGCTCATTCTCTACGAAGCGGCAGCGACCGTGCTTTGGGTCAATTACGGCGCGCTCTTCCCGGAGCTGTTCAAGGGCGATGTCATCCGCGCGAGAGCATCGGCTGTGCAGCAAGGGTTTCAAATCATAGCGCTGCTCATCGGTACGGCGCTTACGCCGATCCTCTACGCATGGCTTGGCTTCAGCGGCATGTCCATCGTATTTGCGGCGGCGTTCGCCTTATTCATGCTGATTTGCGTCAAGTACGTGCGCGAGGACCCGGATGCAAGCCGGGAGATGCCGACGGGGCTTGCCGATGCGTTCCGTACAACGCTTCGAAACCATGCGTTCTGGATATTCAACCTGGCAAATTCCTTCGCGCAGACGGTCAATGGCCTGCTGAGTTCGATCATTCCGTTCTACGCCAAATACGTGCTCCATATTCCGGAATCGCAGGTGTCGATTCTGCTGGCTTCGATCTTCGTTTCGGTCATTCCGCTCGTAGGGGTCTGGTATGTCATCCTGCGCCGCATCGATCCCGTAAAGGGGTGGCGCCTCTCGCTGCTCGCGTACGGGCTGTCGGTCATTCCGCTGTGGTTTGGGAACAGCCTGCTGAGCGGCATTATGGCAGGCGTCATGGTCGGCTTCGGTTTAGCGGGTTTCCTCGTATCGCCGCCGATCGTGAGCGGCATGATCATCGACCGCGACTATGCGGAGAGCGGGCTTCGCCGGGAAGGGGTGTATACGGCGGTCAGCGGGTTTATCACAAGGTCCAGCGGGCTCATCTCTTCGCTTGCTTTTCTGCTTGTCGGGCTGGCTTTCGGTTATAAGAGCGGCAATGAGCCCGGACCGAATCCGGAGGCAACCTTTCGTTACTTGATCAGCGTCGTGCCGCTCGGGCTGCTCATGATATCGTTCCTGCTCTCGTGGTTCGTGCGAATAGGCGGGGGAAAACGGAGCGAAGCATAG
- a CDS encoding phosphatase PAP2 family protein codes for MQFVDQWTIEWINHHVVFSIFMNKIIHMIADNDEFKGLLFMTIFWSLWFHNSKQSSNRITLLGMLTGSFFALLISRTITEVIVNRPRPMIESTLNFRIPSGLTLDLLPKMSSFPSDHAVMFFGMALGFLFVSRRVGVFAFSYTALFIAFPRVYMGYHYPTDIAAGMLIGLVVVFLFTKQPIIRYMIEQLIEFGQARPMLMYPFLFLLTFEFATMFDNIRHFASGLLGHSM; via the coding sequence GTGCAATTCGTGGATCAATGGACTATTGAATGGATTAATCATCACGTTGTGTTCTCCATATTTATGAATAAAATCATTCACATGATTGCAGATAACGACGAATTCAAGGGGCTATTGTTTATGACAATTTTCTGGTCGCTTTGGTTTCACAATTCGAAGCAGTCTTCGAACCGGATAACGCTGCTAGGCATGCTAACCGGCAGTTTCTTTGCTTTACTAATATCGCGTACGATAACCGAGGTTATTGTAAATCGACCAAGGCCGATGATAGAATCTACCTTAAACTTTCGTATACCATCCGGTTTGACGTTGGATTTGCTTCCAAAGATGAGTTCTTTTCCAAGTGATCATGCTGTCATGTTTTTCGGAATGGCGCTTGGCTTCCTATTTGTTTCACGGCGAGTTGGCGTGTTTGCATTTAGTTACACCGCTTTATTTATTGCGTTTCCTCGTGTATATATGGGCTATCATTATCCGACGGATATCGCAGCGGGTATGCTGATCGGTCTCGTTGTTGTATTTCTGTTCACTAAGCAGCCTATCATTCGCTACATGATTGAACAGCTTATTGAATTTGGACAAGCAAGACCGATGCTAATGTACCCTTTTCTTTTCTTACTCACATTTGAGTTTGCGACGATGTTTGATAACATCCGTCACTTTGCATCAGGCTTGCTTGGCCATAGCATGTAG
- a CDS encoding YveK family protein, giving the protein MNRLVSIISSKTQRKIELKKEPNLARIGKNLIIILWCVAISSGLAAYYTFNKTTTEYEAVSSIMVLNQPSDVSTPGKDAFENTELILELLAGLAIVNDFQTILQSDVIMSDVLNQLKAQHDWAKSLTLEQLHKMTDVNIKNDTRVLNISALSSDPEHAAVVANKVKDVFQTFAKQKFMQHLIIDIKDASVPDKPSFPMPKQFIGLAGLTGLLAGIILILWKFSRRSWKVVCMLIEPLAVGMFFAFLLRTHFYVYLPYVLLGIVYYLLMKKYGKEITFIFMIPTVTIALVLVGQIFILDFYDHNGLNPLKIHPMILALLVMIYLSFLEDILKGKFAWNRITVISLLVLFIFLAITVWHRGFSGISMFNHNYLAPISFFYFIYSQKQYNEAKLRLAANVMLVVLALIGIVGLFEYMLQVNPLQTIYDNETPTWIEGTYHEGYRIKTSIGHPLDNGLVFLFSMILTQINVRKLYIKYPLLILFMLDILVTGSRSIFILSFLVLVYNNSIKGSGWAFIRKYLMFLTPIIVLIAALIFSPLGQTFINRINGADSSTEARYLILDYFFHHLFSFRMLGLGGASEEILLYNSSHETVYLENPWIILFFDVGYFMLLFVYYLYSAIRKIDHKYFAVVMLIALSAMNSFGVKSIDIYPLFYILSFSYALRTSNHGYQREKQPEFIHN; this is encoded by the coding sequence ATGAATAGATTGGTTTCTATTATTTCCAGTAAAACACAAAGGAAGATTGAGTTGAAAAAGGAACCGAACTTAGCCCGAATTGGCAAGAATCTTATCATTATTCTCTGGTGTGTTGCGATCAGTTCTGGGTTGGCGGCTTATTATACGTTCAACAAAACGACGACAGAGTATGAAGCCGTGTCAAGCATTATGGTATTGAATCAACCTTCTGATGTTTCAACGCCGGGCAAAGATGCTTTTGAGAATACGGAATTGATCCTTGAGCTTCTTGCTGGTCTTGCTATCGTTAACGACTTCCAGACTATTCTACAGTCAGATGTCATTATGTCGGATGTTCTAAACCAGTTAAAGGCGCAGCATGATTGGGCGAAATCCTTGACACTAGAACAGCTGCATAAAATGACAGACGTTAACATTAAGAACGATACTCGTGTACTCAATATCAGCGCACTAAGTTCCGATCCGGAGCATGCTGCGGTGGTTGCTAATAAAGTGAAGGATGTTTTTCAAACCTTCGCCAAACAAAAGTTTATGCAGCATCTAATTATTGATATCAAAGATGCTTCAGTTCCAGACAAGCCTTCTTTTCCTATGCCAAAACAGTTTATCGGACTTGCAGGTTTAACCGGTCTATTGGCGGGAATTATTCTAATTCTTTGGAAATTCAGCAGACGATCTTGGAAAGTTGTATGTATGCTTATTGAACCGCTGGCAGTAGGGATGTTTTTTGCGTTCCTTCTGAGAACACATTTTTACGTTTATTTGCCGTATGTATTGCTTGGTATTGTGTATTACCTGCTAATGAAGAAGTACGGCAAAGAGATCACGTTTATATTTATGATTCCAACGGTAACGATTGCGCTCGTGCTTGTCGGGCAAATCTTTATTCTTGATTTCTATGATCATAACGGGCTTAATCCGCTTAAGATTCATCCGATGATTTTGGCGCTCTTGGTGATGATCTATTTATCATTTTTGGAAGATATACTAAAAGGCAAATTTGCTTGGAATCGGATAACCGTAATCTCGCTCTTGGTGCTATTTATCTTTTTGGCCATTACGGTCTGGCACCGCGGCTTCAGTGGTATCAGTATGTTTAACCATAATTACCTGGCTCCTATTTCGTTTTTTTACTTCATCTACAGTCAGAAGCAGTATAATGAAGCGAAATTGCGGCTTGCCGCAAATGTAATGTTGGTTGTGCTTGCGTTAATCGGTATCGTCGGATTGTTTGAATACATGCTGCAGGTGAACCCGCTCCAAACCATCTATGATAATGAGACGCCGACATGGATTGAAGGAACATACCATGAGGGCTATCGGATTAAAACGTCTATCGGGCATCCGCTTGATAATGGGCTGGTTTTCTTATTCAGCATGATTTTGACTCAGATTAATGTGAGGAAACTGTATATCAAATACCCGCTGCTTATTCTATTTATGCTGGATATACTCGTTACGGGTTCGAGAAGTATCTTTATCCTTTCGTTTCTTGTACTGGTATACAACAATTCCATCAAAGGGAGCGGTTGGGCGTTTATCCGAAAGTATCTCATGTTCCTGACACCGATCATTGTACTGATAGCCGCATTGATTTTCTCACCGCTCGGGCAGACATTTATCAACCGGATCAATGGCGCTGATTCGTCCACGGAAGCGCGGTATCTCATTCTGGATTATTTTTTCCATCATTTGTTCTCGTTCAGGATGCTTGGATTAGGCGGGGCTTCGGAAGAGATATTGCTCTATAACAGCAGTCATGAAACGGTCTATCTGGAGAATCCATGGATCATTCTATTCTTTGATGTGGGTTACTTCATGCTCTTGTTTGTCTATTATTTGTACAGTGCCATACGTAAGATCGATCATAAATACTTTGCAGTTGTCATGCTGATTGCACTATCTGCAATGAATTCGTTCGGCGTTAAGTCGATCGATATCTATCCCTTGTTTTATATCCTATCCTTCTCGTACGCACTTCGAACATCGAACCATGGCTACCAGAGGGAAAAGCAGCCTGAATTTATCCATAATTAG